ACTACGTCATCGTGCACGAGCTGCTGCACCTGCGTTTCTCGAGCCACGGCCGGGTGTTCAAGGCGCTCATGACGGCCCACGTGCCGGGATGGCGAGAGATGGAGGACCGCCGCCGGGCCTCCGCGGCGGTCCATCCTCGGTAGTCCGCCCCCCCCTTCCCCTCCTCCTTACAATTTCGAAGCCCTCTCCCACGAAACGGAAGGCCCCCACGCGCCCGGATCTTGCCGGCTGGGCGTTGCCCGTCGCGCGCAACCCGCTCTATCGCGCGCTTGCCGGCCCTTTTCGCCGGCGCCTCGGCACTGCGGCACGCCCGTTGCTTTTTCCGAGGTCCAACCGCAAAGCCCCACGGAGCCAGAGATGATCCTCGAAGCGCGCAAAGACCAGGTCCACCGCAAGGGCGACGAGGCGTTTGCCCTGGCCTGCAACAAGGACAGCCTGGCCGGCGCGGTGAGCCAGCGGGCCTGCGTGTTCTGCGGGTCCCGGGTGGTGCTCTACCCCATCGCCGACGCCCTGCACCTGGTCCACGGCCCGGTGGGGTGCGCGGCCTACACCTGGGACATCCGGGGCGCCCTCTCCTCGGGGCCGGAGCTCCACCGGCTCTCCTTCTCCACCGACCTCCAGGAGGTGGACGTGATCTTCGGCGGCGAAGGGAAGCTCGAGGCGGCGCTCCGGGAGCTCATCGACCGGCACGCGCCCAAGGCGGCCTTCGTCTACTCCACCTGCATCGTGGGCATCATCGGCGACGACCTGGAGGCGGTGTGCAAGCGGGTGGAGGCGGAGAAGGGCATCCCGGTGATCCCGGTCCAGTCCGAGGGGTTCAAGGGCAACAAGCGCGCCGGGTACAACGCCGCCTGCAGCGCCATGATGCGGCTGGTGGGCACCGGCGACACCGCCGGGATCTCGCCGCTCTCGGTCAACATCCTCGGCGACTTCAACCTGGCCGGGGAGATCTGGATCATCCGGGGCTACTTCGAGCGCATGGGCGTGGAGGTGGTGGCCAACGTCACCGGCGACGGCCGGGTGGACGACCTCCGGCGGGCCCACGGCGCGGCCTTGAACGTGGTCCAGTGCTCGGGCTCCACCATGGACCTCGCCCGGATGATGCAGGAGAAATATGGGACTCCCTTTCTCCGGGTCTCCTACTTCGGGGTGGAGGACATGGCCGAGTCCCTCTACGACGTGGCCCGGTTCTTCGCGGACCGGGACCCGGGGATGCTCGACCGCACCCGGGAGCTCGTCCGGGAGGAGCTCGCGGTGCTCTACCCCAAGCTCCAGGAGTACCGGAAGGCGCTCACGGGCAAGCGGGCGGCCATCTACGTGGGCGGCGCGTTCAAGGCCTTTTCCCTGGTCAAGGCCTTCCGGCTGCTCGGGATGGACGTGGTGATGGTGGGCTCCCAGACGGGCACGGCCGAGGACTACCGGGAGCTCTACGAGATCACCGACGAGGGCACCATCATCGTGGACGATGCGAACCCCCTGGAGCTCGCCGAGTTCGTCCGGGAGAAGGACGTGGACATCCTGGTGGGCGGCGTGAAGGAGCGGCCCATCGCCCACAAGCTCGGGGTGGGGTTCTGCGACCACAACCACGAGCGCAAGGAGGCCCTGGAGGGCTTCGTCGGGATGCTCAATTTCGCCGACGAAGCCTACCGCACCGTCATGAGCCCGGTCTGGCGCTTCGTGCCCCGGCGGGCGGAGGCGAGCCATGGCTGAGACGGACCAGTCCCCCGCCGACCGATCACCGATCACCGATCACCGGTCACGGATTTCCTACGTGTCCACCACCAACGCCTGCAAGCTCTGCAAGCCCCTGGGGGCGTGCCTGGTGTTCCGGGGCATCGAGGGCGCCATCCCCTATCTGCACGGGTCCCAGGGGTGCGCCACCTACATGCGCCGCTACATCATCAGCCACTTCCGCGAGCCCATGGACATCGCCTCCTCGTCCCTGGGCGAGAAGCAGGCCGTCTATGGGGGCGGGCCGAGCCTGAAGCAGGGACTGCGCAACGTCATCGCCAAGTACCGCCCGGCGCTCATCGGCGTCGCTACCACCTGCCTCACCGAGACCATCGGCGATGACGTGCCGGGCATCCTGGCGGAGTTCCGGGAGGAGGCGGCCGGGGAGACCCTTCCCGCCCTGGTCCGGGTCTCGACGCCGAGCTACTCCGGCACCCACGCCGAGGGCTTCCACGCGGCGGTGCGGGCCGTGGCGGAGCAACTGGGCGAGGCCGGCGAGCCCACCGGCGCGGTGAACCTCTTCCCCGGGTCGGTGTCCCCGGCAGACCTTCGCCACCTCAAGGAATTGCTTCGGGATTTCGGTTTGGACGGGGTGATCCTCCCGGACCTGAGCGAGACCCTCGACGGGCCGGCGCTCCAGGACTACGAGGAGCTGCCCCGGGGGGGCACCCCGGTGGCGCGGCTTCGGGGGATGGGGCGGTCCCGGGCCACCCTCGAGTTCGGGCGGGCCCTGCCCGGGACCACGGCGGGAGCGGTGCTGGCCCGGCGTTTCGGCGTGCCCCTGCGGTCCCTGGGGCTGCCCGTGGGGCTTCGGGAGAGCGACCGCTTCTTCCGGGCCCTGGAGGAGCTCTCGGGCCGGGCGACCCCCCGGGAGCACGCCCTGGAGCGGGGGCGGCTCGTGGATGCCTACGTGGACGGCCACAAGGTGGTCTCCGGGGTGCAGGCCGTGGTGTACGGGGAGGAAGACCTGGTGGTGGGGCTCGCGGCCTTCCTGGCGGAGATCGGGGTGCGGCCGGTGCTGTGCGCCTCGGGGGGCCGCAGCGGGCGCCTGGCCGGGGCGGTGCAGGCTGTGACCGAAGGCCTCCTCCCCGAGCCCCCGGCGGTGCGCGAGGGGGCAGACTTCTACGAGCTCGCCGAGGAAGCCGAGGCCCTGGGTCCCCAGCTCCTGGTGGGCAACTCCAAGGGCTACCACCTGGCCCGGCGCTGGCAGATCCCCCTGGTGCGGGTCGGCTTCCCCATCCACGACCGCTTCGGCGGCCAGCGCCTTCTCCACCTGGGCTACCGCGGCGCCCAGTCCCTCTACGACCGCATCGTCAATGCCCTCCTGGAGGTCAAGCAGGAGGGATCGGCGGTGGGGTATGGATATCTGTGATGCTGGCGCGTTGCGCGTGGCTCGTGGCGCGTTGGTGGAGTGGTGAGGAAGCTTCTTCCAACATGCAACGTGCAACGAGCAACGTGCGCCTCCCACGGAAAGCAAAAAGACAATGATGCCCACGACCGCCCTCGAGCTCACCAAACACCCCTGCTTCCACGAAGAGGCCCGGGGGGTCTGCGGCCGGGTCCACCTGCCGGTGGCCCCGGCGTGCAACGTCAAGTGCAACTACTGCGACCGGCGCTACGACTGCGCCAACGAGAGCCGGCCGGGGGTGGCGAGCGCGGTGCTCTCGCCGGTGCAGGCCCTGCGCTACCTGGAGCGGGTGGTGGAGCAGGAGCTCCGGCTCTCGGTGGTGGGGATCGCCGGGCCGGGAGACCCCTTCGCCAACCCCGACGAGACCCTGGAGACCCTGCGCGGCGTCCGGGAGCGCTACCCGCAGATGCTCCTGTGCGTCTCCACCAACGGGCTCGCCCTGCCGGCGCACCTGGACGCGGTGGCCGCCCTGGGGGTCTCCCACGTCACCGTCACGGTCAACGCGGTGGACCCGAGGATCGGCCAGAAGATCTACGCCTGGGCCAAGGACGGCAAGGTCATCCACCGCAACCTGAGCGCCGCCGAGCTCCTGCTGGGGCGCCAGCTCGTGGCAGTCCGGGGGCTCGCGGAGCGGGGCATCGCGGTCAAGGTGAACACCGTCGTCATCCCCGGCGTCAACGAGGACCACGTACCCAAGGTCGCCCGCACCGTGGCGGCCCTGGGGGCGGCGGTGCACAACTGCATGGCCATGGTGCCCAACACCGGCACCCCCTTCGCAGACCTGCCGGAGCCCACCCCGGCCCGCATCGCCGCGCTGCGGGAGCTTGCCGGCGCCCACCTGCCCCAGATGCGCCACTGCCAGCGGTGCCGGGCCGATGCCGTGGGGCTTCTCGGGGAAGACCGCTCCGGGGAGCTCGCCGGCCTCCTGGAGGCGTGCGCCGGGGAGCTCCCCCTCTCCACCGAGGGCCGGCCCTACGTGGCGGCGGCCACCCAGGAGGGCGTCCTGGTGAACCGGCACCTGGGGGAGGCGGACCGCTTCCAGGTGTGGGGGCCCGCCCCCGGCGGCGGCTTTCGCCTCGTGGAGGAGCGCGACGCCCCTGCCCCGGGCGGGGGCCCCGAGCGCTGGCGGGAGCTGGCCCGGGTGCTGGCAGACTGCCGGGCAGTTCTCGTGAGCGGCGTGGGCGAAGGGCCCCGGGCTCTCTTGGAGGACGCCGGGGTCCTCCCCGTGGAGATGGGCGGCTTCATCGAGCTCGGTCTCCAGGCGGTCTACGCCGGCAAGGGCGTCGCCGTTCTGAAGCGCCGCGGCTCCGGGGCCGGCTGCTCCCGGGGCACGCAGTGCCGAGGGGACGGGACGGGGTGCGGGTAGGGGGGCAAAGAGCATAGGGCAAAGAGCATGGGGCACGGGGCGTGGGGCACGGGGCGATCCACCACCAACCGAGGGAGGAGACCCTGGGTCCGGGCGGAAGTTGCGGCGGCGGAAATCATGAAAATCATCGAGCGAGCGCCGAAGATGGCAGGATTGCAGTTACGTTGGGACGCATCTTGACGAGCCGCCAACTGTTGCGCGCTACAGCCGTTGGCGATCCGCCGGATGCGCCAACGCATCACCGCGGCATCAACGCGAACACTCCCCAGCCCAGGTATTCACGCGTGTAAGCGGCGTAGCGCTCGGGTTCCGAGGTCAGATTGTCTTTGTGAAAAATCTCCTCATCGCGCCGCCCCCGGGAAGCGAGTGGTCCCTTTGTAGCTTGCGGGGCGCCGAGGGCGCAAGGAAAGAGTCCTTCTCGGTCCGGCCGCGGCGCCGCGACGAAGGATCGACAGGCTTTCGGTTTCCTTGACGCAGCGGCGGACCGGCTTGTAGCCTCGCACCTGAGGGGCGCCCGGCGCCCCGGTGCGCTGGGGACGACCGCGGCCATGCTGACCTGGTTTCGCCGACTCGATCTTCGCTGGCAGCTCCTGGCGGTGGCGCTGCCCCTGGCGGTGGTGCCCATGGCCGCCGTGGGCGCTGTGGTGGGGTACGTGTCCACGGAGCGGGCGTACCGGGAGCTCACCCGAAACAGCGCCGACGACCTGGAGCGCACCGCCCAGTTCACCCTCGACCTCCTCCACGCCCACTACCGCCAGTTCGAGGTCTACAAACAGGACAAGAAGGCCACCCTCGAACGCGACCTGGCGACGCTCGCCACCTTCGCCCACAACCTGGTGGAGGCCCAGGACAAGCAGGCATCCGGGGGCCGGGTGAACCTGGCCACCGCCCAGGCCCAGGCGCGCGCCGCCCTCAAGGCCGTGAACCTGGGGGCGAGCGGGTACATCTACGCCATGACCACCCGGGGGGACCTGAAGGCCCACATCGCGAGCGAGGGGGAAAACATCTACGACGCCCAGGACGAGGACGGGCGCTACTTCATCCGGGAGATGTGCGCGGCGGCGCGGGACGCCCGGCCGGGGGAGGTCCTCTACATCGTCTACCCGTGGCGCAACGCCGTGCTGGGCGACCCCCACCCGCGCTACAAGATGGTGGCCTACCGGTACTTCGCGCCCTGGGACTGGATCGTCGCCGCGGGGAGCTACCTGGACGAGACCTACGAGGACCACGCCTTCGAGCGCGCGGCCTTCGAGGCGCTCAAGGACCGCATCAAGGCGAAGAAGGTGGGGACGACCGGGTACATCTACGCCCTGACGGCGGACGGGACGCTCACGATCCACCCCTTCCACGAAGGGGAGAACATCTGGGACGAACAGGACCACGAGGGGCGCTTCTTCATCCGGGAGATCTGTCGGAACAAGCGGGGATGGATCCGCTACCCCTGGAAGAACCGCGACGAGCTCTGGCCCCGCACCAAGATCGTGCGCTACGACCACTTCGAGCCCTGGGACTGGGTGGTGGGGGTGGGATCCTACGAGGAGGAGTTCTACCTGGAGCCCAACCGGATGCGCGCCGGCATCCTCCAGACGGTGCTGGTCTCGACCCTGGGGGTGGGGCTGGCCTGCCTGGGGCTCGTGTTCTGGACCTCCAGCGTGCTCACCAGCCCGGTGCGGCGCCTGGTGGCCGCCATCCAGCGGGTGCGGCGGGGCCGCCTGGACGAGCGGGTGCCGGTGGAGCTGGGGGGCGAGCTGGGCAAGCTCGCCGAGGCGTTCAATGAGATGGCCGACGGCCTGGACCGCACCCGGCACCTGGAGGAGAGCCTGGCCCAGCAGGGGCGCCTGGCGTCCCTGGGGGTGCTGGCCTCCGGGGTGGCCCACGAGATCAACAACCCCCTGGGGGTCATCCTGGGGTACGCCGGACACCTGGAGAGCAAGCTCGACCCGGGCGCCCCGGGACACCGCTACGCGGCGCAGATCAAGCGCGAGTGCAACCGCTGCCGCAAGATCGTGCAAGATCTCCTGGGGTTCGCCCGGCTGCCCCGGCCCGAGCGGGAGGTGACGGTCCTGAACCCGCTGCTGGAGCAGATCGCCGACGTGGCGGCCAACCACACCGAGCTCCAGGGCATCGCGATCCGCCGGGCGCTGGACCCCGACCTGCCCCCCGTGCGGGTGGACCCGGGGCAGATCCGGCAGGTGGCGCTCAATCTCCTCCTCAACGCCGGGGCAGCCCTGGAGGGGCACGGCACCCTGATCGTGGCCACCCGCCGGGGGCCCGAGGGGTGGGTGGAGATCCGCTTCGAGGACGACGGCCCGGGCATCCCCCCGGAGGATCTCGACAAGGTGTTCGAGCCGTTCTTCACCACCAAGGCACAGGGCACGGGGCTGGGGCTCGCCATCTCGAAGCAACTGGTGGAACAACACCGGGGCAGGATCCGCATCGAGAGCGAGCCCGGCCGGGGCACCTGCGTCACGGTCGCCCTGCCCGCCGCCGGCAACGGGGAGGTCTAGGCGTGGCGACCCGGGGCATTCTGGTGGTGGACGACGACCAGAGCATGTGCCGCATGCTCGAAGAGGTGCTCTCCGACAACGGCTACCGGGTCTCGGCGTTTACGCGCTCTTTCGAGGCCGTCGAGGCCTTCGAGCCCCGCCAGCACGACCTCGTGATCACCGACGTGAAGATGCCCGGGCTCGACGGCCTGGAGATGCTCGACCGCATCCGCCGGAAGGACCGGGCGGTCCCGGTCATCATGATTACCGCCTTCGCCACCGTGGACCTGTCGATCCAGGCGCTGCGCAAGGGTGCCTACGACATGGTCACCAAGCCCTTCGAGCCCGAGGAGCTGCTCTACCGCGTCCGAAACGCCCTGCGCCAGACCGAGCTGGCGTACGAGAACCGGGAGCTCCGGGAAGAGCTCGGAGAGCGGCGCCCCTTCGGGCAGGTGGTGGGCAACTCTCCGGAGCTCCACGCGGTGATGGAGACCGCGCGCAAGGTGGCCGCCCGGCCGCTTCCCGTGCTCATCACCGGCGAGTCGGGCACGGGCAAGGAGCTGGTGGCCCAGGCCATCCACCAGGCCTCGGACCGGCGGGACGCCAAGTTCGTGGCCATCAACTGCGGCGCCCTGCCCCAGTCCCTCCTGGAGAGCGAGCTCTTCGGATTCCGCAAGGGCGCCTTCACGGGGGCCGACCGGGACCGCAAGGGGCTCCTGGAGGTTGCGGACCAGGGCACCCTCTTCCTGGACGAGGTGGGCAACCTGCCCATGGGGGTGCAGAAGACCCTGCTGCGCTTCCTCGAAGAGAAGGAGTTCTACCGCCTGGGAGAAACCCAGCCCTGCCGGGTGGACGTGCGGATCGTCTCCGCCACCAACGCGGACCTGGGGGCGGCGGTGAAGAGGGGCGAGTTCCGGGAGGATCTGCTGTACCGCCTGAACGTCGTGAACCTGCGGATGCCCGCGCTGCGCGACCGGGGGGCCGACATCCCGCTCCTGGCCGCCCACTTCCTGCGGGAGCAGAACCTGCGCTTCGGTACGGAGGTGCGAGGCTTCACCCCGGACGCCATGGACCTTCTGCGCCGGTGTCGCTGGCCCGGCAACGTGCGCCAGCTGCGCAACGTGGTGGAGGCGTCCCTGGCCGTGGAGACCGGGGCCACCCTGAGCGCCCGGGTCGTCGCCCAGTTCCTCGAGCCCCCGCCCGACGGCTCCCCCGCTCCCCCCCTGGCCGGCCTGGACTACGCCTCGGCGCTGGCCCGCTTCGAGCGCGAGTACCTCTCCCAGCTCCTGCGCAGCACCGGGGGCAACGTGGAGGAGGCCGCCGCGCAGGCGGGAATGGACGTGACCACGATCTACCGCAAGATGAAGCGCCGCGAGGTCCCGCGCGAGGGCGTGGGCTAGCGCCGCGCTACCGGCGAGCCGACCCAGGGCAGCCGGGCCCAGGGTCTCCCTTTCTCGCGCGGCCCCTTCCCGGACCCGGGCTTCGCGCCCCCTTTTTCGCCGGCGCGATTCGGGCACCTGCTCACGGCTCCAGAACACAGCGTTTGGAATAGACACCATTGATGAACCCCGCGAAGGGCTGGAGGGCACCAGGGGCCCCGGTCCGGCGGGGCAGCCCCGAGCCGCGGCTTCGTCTCTGGCACGAATGCCAATTCGCGCGCTCCGCCCTGGCAGAAACGCCAGCAAACGCCGTTACTCACGCGTGTTCGCATGCACATGCCTGCAATTTCATGTATGTGCAATCTTTCCTCAGCCGAATCCGGTTCTAGGATTTTGCGCCGTCGCTGATTTTCGGGCCTGCGGTTCTGGCAGCGGTGCCAGCGGCGGCCGCGCTCCTCGCCCTCCGCTTTCCGGGATCCCCTCCTAACCCCCCGAAAGTACACGCGAATAAAATACTGCCTCGAAAAACTGTGTTTTGGTACGGCACTTGCTGTTTGATCGCGCGCGCCCTCCGGGGGGGCGCCATCTGTTTCCTCCACCCAAGGAGTCTTCCGTGGCCGATCCCGTCTATTACACCGGCGGCCTGGTCCTGATCGTGGCCGTCGTGGCGTCGTTTCTCTTTGCCTGGCGGATGGACCGCAAAGAAGCCCGCAAGGCGCGCCCTGCCCGAGCACTCCCCCCCAAGCACTGACCGCGGCGGGCGGCACCGCGACCGCGCCGAGGGCGGGCACCCGCAATTCCGCCTCCCGGGGGCGGCCCGGGACGCGCCGCCGGAAAGGAGGAAAGCACGGTTCAGGCGCGGACCACCCGCTCCTGCACGAGAACCCGCTCCCAAGACCAGCCAACCAGGAGGCGACCCATGTCGGAACACGCAGGAGACCTAAACATCAACTTCTTCAGGCCCGTAGGTGAGTTCATGAAGAAGGACGTCGCGATGAAGAAACTGATCATCGCGATCTGGTTCATCGCAACCTATGGCTTTCTTTGGCTTCTTCAACTCGTGGCCGATCCGACGGATACCGTTACCATCACCCTGAACACGGGACAAGTCATTCAGCAGGTCACGGGGAAAAGCTTTCTCACGGAAACCCAGTTCATCGGTTTTCCGTTTCACTACTGGTTCCACGCGCAGTTCTGCATCGCGATGTTCATCGGCCTTTGTTACTGGTACTGCAAGTTCATCGACAAGCTCGAAGCGAACCGCTCTTGACCGGCCTGTAAACAAAGGAGGACATCCATGTTGCACAAATTCCGGGCCCACGTGAGCCTGACGATACTCCTCTCGCTTTTCTCGACCGCCGCCTTTGCCGCCGTGGACGATCTCAACCCCACGGGCGAGTTCAAGATCTTTCCCGCCATCCTGATGCTGGGTCTACTGGTGCTGTTCGTGGCGATTGGGTTCCTGGCCAAGGCCACCACAACCGACGACTACTGGGCCGCGGGCCGTGGCATCGGACAGATCGGGGGCGGCATGGCCATCGCCTCCAACTGGATGTCGGCCGCCAGCTACCTCGGGATGGCGGGCCTCATCTACCTCCAGGGCTATTTCGGCATCTCGTACGTGGTGGGCTGGACGGGGGGCTACGTGCTCCTTCTGGTCCTCGTGGCGGGCCCGATCCGGCGCTACGGCAAGTACACGGCCCCCGACTTCATCGGCGACCGATATTACTCCACGGCAGCCCGCCTTCTTTCGTCCTTCATCGTCATCATCATCTCCTTCGTCTACGCCGTGGGCCAGTACAAGGGGATCGGGATGATGTTCAACTGGATCTTCGGCATCAACTACGAGGTCTCGGTGGTGGTCGGCACGGCCGTGGTGCTGGCCTACGTGCTCGTGTCGGGCATGCTCGGGGCCACGAAGAACATGCAGGTCCAGTACGTGGTCATCGTCGTCTGCCTCCTGTGCCCGCTCTTCTTCATCGCGAACAAGCTCGGGTACTTCTCGATCGTGCCCCAGATCGGCTACGGGGCCGCCCTCTGGGACATCGGCCACGCCGGCAACGGGATCTCGGCGGCGGCGGCGGACCCCGCATACTACCTGCCCTTCTCCCAGAAGAGCGCCTACCAGTGGTTCGCCCTGTGCATCACCCTGATGCTGGGCACGGCGGGCCTGCCCCACGTGATCGGGCGGTTCTACGTGGTGCCCCGGGTGAGTGACGCCCGCTGGCAGGTGGTGTGGGGGCTGTTCTTCATCGCCCTCGTGTACTGGACTGCGCCGGCCTTCGCGGCCTTCGCCAAGTTCTCGAACCTCCTGGGCACTGCTGGGGTCGCCATCTCTCCCGACGCCATCGTGGTGAACGCGGCCGAGCTGGCGGGTCTTCCCGAGTGGTTCGCGGGGTTCATCGCCGCGGGAGCCGTCTCGGCGGCGTTCTCCACCGTGGGAGGGCTCCTCATGACGGGGGCCGCCGCCTTCTCCCACGACATCTACTACCGGGTGCTCAACCCCAACGCCTCCGAGGTCACCAAGCTGCGCATCGCCCGTATCGGCACGATCGTGCTGGGGGTCTCCATCATCCTGGTGGCCCTCAAGCCCCCCATGCTCATCGGCCAGATCGTGGCGGTGGCCTTTGCCCTGGGCGGCAACACCTTCTTCCCCCTCTTCCTCCTGGGCCTGTGGTGGAGCCGCACGACCAAGGAGGCCGCGATTGCCGGCATGCTGGTGGGGCTCGCGGTGACCTTCGGGACCCTCTTCATCCCGAAGACCTCGATCCTCGCCTACTACCTGCCGGCCACGTCGAGCTGCATCCTCGGGGTGCCCCTGGTGCTCGCCACGATGGTCGTGGTCTCGCTGCTCACCAAGGAGCCGGCGCAGGAAATCAAGGAGCTCCTGTATCACGTCCACAACGACGCGCCGATTCCGGCCAGCCCGGCTCCCGCGCCCGCCGTTCCCGGTAGGGGCCCCGGCGTGGCCCCCGAGCCGGCATAGCAGCGCCACACCGCGCGAAGGGAGGGCGGGCGAACCGGTCGAACCGGGCGCCCACCCTCCTGCCCGCCGCCGGACCCACGCCCTCGTCAGGGAAGCTGGAAGCTCCGATATGCAAGCCTCTGGAGGGCGCCCACGGTCCGCAAGGAAGCCCGTAGCGCTTTCGCCTCGGCGGGCGGCAGCCGCTGCGCATCGAGAAAGCAGACGACGTGCGCCCCCCGGCCGCCCGCCCGGAGCTCGCACGCGACCTTCAGTCGGGTCAGGAGCTCATGGGCCGACAGGAGGTTCGCCGCGAGCTCCTCCCCGATCCGCCCCCGGCTGCGCAGGGCGCAGATCCGGTCCACGGTGTGGGTCTGGGAGATCCCGTGCTTGAGCGCCAGCACGCGCACGGCCAGGACCAGCGGCGCCCAGCCCAGCCGCTTGAGGTCGAGGAGGCTCCGATTGGGGCCGCGGCGCTCCGTGCGCAGCCTCCCGAACCAGCCCAGCCCCAGGGGGAGCGTGACGCTGGCCCTCGCCATCTCGTAGAGGGCGGGCACGTTGTCGCGCAGCCGGGCGAAGAGGTGGGAGGCGACCTCGGCGACGAGGAGCTCCGTCCCGTGGAGGAAGCGCACGTCCGAGAGGATGATGAGGCGCAGGAGCTGCCGGTGCTGGGGCACGCCGGCGTCGTCGAAGGCAACCGTGCGGTCGATCCTTGCCTTCCACTGCGCGACCGTGCCCTGCCAGGCTTCCTCCCCCATCATGATGCCCCCGGTACACGGAGCGATTCCGGCCCGGGCGAGGAACTGGCCCACGATCGCCCCGAACCGCAGAAAGTAGGGCCGGTGGGCCGAATCCCGGAATACGAGGAGGTTGTCCTGGTCGGTGGCCAGGGTCTGCTCGCGCCTCCCCTCGCTGCCGACGCACGCCGCAGCGTAGGGGCAGGGAGGGGGCCCGAGCTCGGCCTCGGCCAGGGCAAGAGCACGGCGGAAGATGTGGTCCCGATACCCGGTGCACAGGGCCTGGAGCTCCGGTACGGAGGGATCGGCCTCGAACCGGCGGGCGGCGAGGGCATCCAGGGCTCGGTGCAGGCCGGCAAGGGCCTCGGGGGAGGAGGCCTCGCCGATGGCAGCCAGCACCGCCGCGATCTTGGCCGCGGGGCCCCCGGGGGCACGTGCCCCGCGCTGGCGCACCGAACCCGCATCCATTCCCCGTCCCCGCTCCCGCTAGAACAACCGAAACTTCTTGGTCTGCTTTCGGGCGCGCTCCCCGGCCTCCCGGTAGGGAGCCGGGTCGACCCCGAGCAGCCC
This region of Thermodesulfobacteriota bacterium genomic DNA includes:
- a CDS encoding VC_2705 family sodium/solute symporter → MLHKFRAHVSLTILLSLFSTAAFAAVDDLNPTGEFKIFPAILMLGLLVLFVAIGFLAKATTTDDYWAAGRGIGQIGGGMAIASNWMSAASYLGMAGLIYLQGYFGISYVVGWTGGYVLLLVLVAGPIRRYGKYTAPDFIGDRYYSTAARLLSSFIVIIISFVYAVGQYKGIGMMFNWIFGINYEVSVVVGTAVVLAYVLVSGMLGATKNMQVQYVVIVVCLLCPLFFIANKLGYFSIVPQIGYGAALWDIGHAGNGISAAAADPAYYLPFSQKSAYQWFALCITLMLGTAGLPHVIGRFYVVPRVSDARWQVVWGLFFIALVYWTAPAFAAFAKFSNLLGTAGVAISPDAIVVNAAELAGLPEWFAGFIAAGAVSAAFSTVGGLLMTGAAAFSHDIYYRVLNPNASEVTKLRIARIGTIVLGVSIILVALKPPMLIGQIVAVAFALGGNTFFPLFLLGLWWSRTTKEAAIAGMLVGLAVTFGTLFIPKTSILAYYLPATSSCILGVPLVLATMVVVSLLTKEPAQEIKELLYHVHNDAPIPASPAPAPAVPGRGPGVAPEPA
- a CDS encoding DUF294 nucleotidyltransferase-like domain-containing protein, with translation MDAGSVRQRGARAPGGPAAKIAAVLAAIGEASSPEALAGLHRALDALAARRFEADPSVPELQALCTGYRDHIFRRALALAEAELGPPPCPYAAACVGSEGRREQTLATDQDNLLVFRDSAHRPYFLRFGAIVGQFLARAGIAPCTGGIMMGEEAWQGTVAQWKARIDRTVAFDDAGVPQHRQLLRLIILSDVRFLHGTELLVAEVASHLFARLRDNVPALYEMARASVTLPLGLGWFGRLRTERRGPNRSLLDLKRLGWAPLVLAVRVLALKHGISQTHTVDRICALRSRGRIGEELAANLLSAHELLTRLKVACELRAGGRGAHVVCFLDAQRLPPAEAKALRASLRTVGALQRLAYRSFQLP